One Aureibacillus halotolerans DNA segment encodes these proteins:
- a CDS encoding DNA-3-methyladenine glycosylase: MSIHPLPRTFYERPTLLVAEELIGKHLIHKTTEGEFSGKIVEVEAYKGPEDRASHTFGNRRTDRNEAMFGPAGHAYVYISYGMHQCMNCVTVGEGSPEGILIRALEPRSPLDLIAKRRFGVSWNELTPAQQRNTTNGPGKLTQAFGITREADNKRDLTDHSTLFVVDLGDAPSIVGTTRRIGIDHSGEAVNYPWRFYEHGNPFVLKKHLPK, from the coding sequence TGTCGCCGAGGAGCTCATTGGCAAACATCTCATTCATAAAACCACAGAAGGTGAATTTTCAGGAAAAATTGTTGAAGTTGAGGCGTATAAAGGGCCAGAAGACCGTGCCTCGCATACGTTTGGCAATCGACGCACCGACCGTAATGAAGCGATGTTCGGTCCCGCTGGTCACGCGTATGTGTACATTAGCTACGGGATGCACCAGTGCATGAATTGTGTCACTGTTGGCGAAGGGTCTCCTGAAGGCATCCTCATTCGGGCATTAGAGCCCCGCTCACCGCTCGATTTGATTGCAAAACGGCGTTTTGGCGTATCATGGAATGAGCTGACGCCAGCACAACAACGCAACACAACCAATGGGCCCGGAAAACTAACGCAGGCGTTTGGCATTACCCGCGAGGCCGATAATAAAAGAGATCTAACCGACCATTCAACACTGTTTGTTGTTGATTTAGGGGATGCCCCTTCCATCGTTGGCACGACACGCAGAATTGGGATTGATCATAGTGGGGAAGCCGTTAATTACCCTTGGCGATTCTATGAACATGGCAACCCATTCGTGCTTAAGAAGCATTTGCCTAAATAA